One window of the Onychostoma macrolepis isolate SWU-2019 chromosome 21, ASM1243209v1, whole genome shotgun sequence genome contains the following:
- the LOC131528362 gene encoding uncharacterized protein LOC131528362, producing MHQEAEPSTSQPSISHLSTSQPSNSKQEVRWIKRDSDGNIIYGRPRSSRKQGESFLQELKCSLGEDIHEDETPPQASTDWSTRKSLISGWWEKERPQLVNTMVARQHAATRICQHCGNGPAVIHCCDCQPHPFLCGQCDVRVHQGQVFHNRDSMTLAFFHPLSPTTCVVERVLTQCEHLVPLEMPETICGCLQGSSSVIAGQSIVVVTMNGRYDLRLPQIRCKACEATWSPGVDDLIHNDYWPATSHHSTVYATDVLFSFEELKMAAPGMSSQVFLRMLDQRTVRFGRVSICGWMDGGACLPWPGVDSGA from the exons AAGCAAGAGGTTAGGTGGATTAAGAGGGACAGTGATGGAAACATTATTTACGGCAGGCCCAGATCATCCCGAAAACAAGGAg AGTCCTTCCTTCAAGAACTTAAATGCTCACTGGGTGAGGACATACATGAGGATGAAACACCACCTCAAGCCTCAACAGACTGGTCGACCCGAAAGAGCCTCATATCAGGGTGGTGGGAGAAAGAGAGACCCCAACTGGTCAACACCATGGTGGCTCGACAACATGCGGCAACTCGAATCTGTCAACATTGTGGAAACGGTCCAGCCGTTATCCATTGTTGTGACTGCCAACCACACCCATTCCTCTGTGGCCAGTGTGATGTCAGGGTCCACCAAGGTCAAGTGTTTCACAACAGGGATTCGATGacacttgcattttttcatcCGTTGTCTCCCACAACTTGTGTTGTGGAGAGGGTTCTAACCCAGTGTG AGCATCTTGTACCTTTGGAGATGCCAGAGACAATATGCGGTTGTCTACAAGGATCGTCCAGTGTCATCGCAGGACAGTCCATAGTTGTGGTTACAATGAATG GGCGATATGATCTCAGATTGCCTCAGATTAGATGCAAGGCATGTGAAGCCACTTGGAGTCCTGGAGTGGATGACCTGATCCATAATGACTACTGGCCTGCCACTTCTCACCATTCAACTGTGTACGCAACAGATgtccttttttcttttgaagaGCTGAAGATGGCAGCACCAGGGATGTCTAGCCAAGTATTTCTTAGAATGCTGGATCAACGCACTGTTCGCTTTGGCCGTGTAAGTATTTGTG GTTGGATGGATGGTGGGGCTTGTCTGCCTTGGCCTGGGGTGGATAGTGGGGCTTAG
- the LOC131528361 gene encoding C-C chemokine receptor type 8-like produces the protein MSNSTVNFTTSEASTNSTTHSFGLMESLEMCAFCISFLFGLPIHSKITWLIITGTANGVALEFFNLNLSISEICNSLNAMFGILARFFSSFIIVTHFLQGLGITGRPLFQCLICVERYLAVVHPVTFLKYKPLRYRVICCTAVWIIILGSCLFCTFILISFSMVPYVWFISVQCLLFFFTQLFCLVAVLRALKQSGPGERKREEENHMKRRAFDLILLTTVIMVIQYAPFTVTGFYVILTQNNFLDFWCPAFLCYVLAGFVQPILYLQRPQKLFCLCSSS, from the coding sequence ATGAGCAACTCTAcggtgaacttcaccacatcTGAAGCATCTACAAATTCCACAACTCATTCCTTTGGGCTAATGGAGAGTCTGGAAATGTGTGCCTTCTGCATCAGTTTCCTGTTTGGTCTTCCTATACACTCCAAAATTACATGGCTCATCATTACTGGAACTGCAAATGGAGTTGCATTAGAGTTCTTTAACCTCAATCTGTCAATTTCTGAGATTTGTAATAGCCTCAATGCGATGTTTGGCATACTGGCACGTTTCTTTTCAAGTTTCATAATAGTAACACATTTTTTACAAGGACTAGGGATCACTGGTCGtcctctgtttcagtgtctgatctgtgttgagcgttacctggcagtggttcatcctgtaacCTTTCTGAAGTACAAACCTCTCAGATATAGAGTGATCTGCTGTACTGCTGTCTGGATAATTATTCTTGGATCCTGTTTATTCTGTACCTTTATTTTAATCTCATTTAGCATGGTGCCATATGTATGGTTCATCTCAGTACAGTGCCTTCTCTTCTTCTTCACtcagttgttttgtcttgtggctgttctcagagctctgaaACAATCAGGACCAGGAGAGCGAAAGAGAGAGGAGGAAAACCACATGAAGAGAAGAGCATTTGATCTTATTCTGCTAACAACAGTGATCATGGTTATCCAATATGCCCCATTTACTGTCACAGGATTCTATGTCATTCTAACCCAAAATAATTTTCTTGACTTTTGGTGTCCTGCTTTTCTTTGTTATGTACTGGCTGGTTTTGTGCAACCCATTCTTTACTTACAACGGCCTCAAAAACTCTTCTGCCTCTGTTCATCATCATAA